A genomic region of Arvicola amphibius chromosome X, mArvAmp1.2, whole genome shotgun sequence contains the following coding sequences:
- the LOC119805548 gene encoding EKC/KEOPS complex subunit LAGE3-like, producing MQDPGEASGGRTGVEEDEDGQQRPRASDIQASSQSSAAEGDQDEVPRESGPQDASSQSVPGRSCPGSPLGLGVAAEEAAVVPQDELPPLLPGPSGDVATTASRLLEFSVRVPFRSAVEADMARRILVANAQRQLLMVPQEYTVNDSTLVVRWTTDDTSLFQISINSFLDQLSLVMRNIRHFQFVAVVKRGRGRIHHT from the exons ATGCAGGATCCTGGCGAGGCCTCAGGTGGTAGAACAGGGGTTGAAGAAGATGAGGATGGACAGCAGAGACCTCGAGCTTCCGATATCCAGGCTAGCTCTCAGAGTTCGGCCGCAGAGGGTGACCAAGACGAGGTCCCTCGTGAGAGTGGCCCACAAGATGCCAGTAGCCAGTCTGTTCCAGGCAGGTCCTGTCCAGGGAGCCCTTTAGGGTTAGGTGTGGCAGCCGAAGAGGCAGCTGTCGTTCCCCAAGACGAGCTGCCACCACTTCTCCCTGGACCCAGTGGAGATGTTGCAACAACTGCAAGTCGACTCCTGGAGTT CTCTGTAAGAGTGCCTTTCAGGTCTGCTGTAGAGGCAGACATGGCCCGCAGGATCCTGGTCGCCAATGCCCAGCGCCAGCTACTAATGGTTCCACAGGAGTACACCGTGAATGACAGTACCTTGGTTGT TAGGTGGACAACTGACGACACCAGTCTCTTCCAGATTTCCATCAATAGCTTCCTGGACCAGCTCTCCCTGGTGATGAGAAATATTCGGCACTTCCAGTTTGTGGCTGTTGTCAAacgaggaagaggaaggattCATCACACCTAA